A segment of the Aromatoleum aromaticum EbN1 genome:
CTGTGTCCCAGCCTGCTGCATGCGATGCTCGACGAGATCGCCGGGGCGCCCGAAGTCCACATCGCCCACCTCAAGCCGGGCCAGTGCGAACGCATCATGGGCGAGATCGCAGCCGGAGCCGGACGTCTGCATCCGGTGAGGCTCGAGCAGGGCATGATCCTCGAGTTCTGAATTTCCTGGCGACGCCGGCTAGAATGGCCAGCCTCTGCACGCCCCCGTTGAAAGCCCCGACACCAGGAACAGGAATGTCCATGACAGCAGCGCCCGGACGGGCCAGGAAAGGTAGCGACGTCGCCGGCCGTCTCGCGTTTTTCAAAGGACTGCAGGCGATCACGGCACGCATCGATGCCGCCGACGACGTCGATCGCGTCGTCCTCGACCTTTCCGCCGACCTGTGCACGCTGTTCGACGCCGACAGCCTGTGCTTCTTCGCCCTCGATGAGGCCGGCACGACGCTCGTCTTGCGCGTCAGGACCGGCCCGGCGCCCGTCGAAGCGCGACTCCCGGTCGCAGCGCGCAGCATCGCCGGCTACGTCGCACTGCGCCGGCAGCCCGTCAATATTCGCGACGTGCATGACCAGACCGCGCTCCGCGCGCTTTCCCCGGAGCTGCGCTTTCCCCGGAACGGCGACGAGCGCAGCGGCTACCGCACGCGGCAGGTGCTTGCGGCGCCGCTCATCGATCCCGCGAGCGGCGCGCTGCAAGGCGTGATGCTGCTGATCAACGTCACGCGCGGCGAGGAATTTTCGGGCGTCGCGAAGGACGGCCTGCTCGGGCTCGCGCAGGCCCTGGGCGTCGCATACGCCCGACAGGGCAAAGCGCCGGCGGCGCTGCGCTCGCGCTACGATGCGCTGGTCGTCGACGGGCGCCTCGGCGCGGACGAACTCGACGAGGCGGTGCGCCGCGCCCGCGAATGGGGTGCGACGGTCGATGAAGTGCTCGTCGCGACTCGCGGCATCGCGCTGTCCGAGCTTGGCGATGCGGCGTCGCGCTTCTTCCACGTGCCGTACGAGCCTTACCGCCAGGATCGCGTCAAGCAGCTCGACCTGCTGCGCCACATCAAGCGCGAGTACGTGCAGCAGACGGGATGGCTGCCGCTCGAGGAGACTCCCGAAGGCATCGTCGTGCTAGCGTGGGACCCCGAGCAGGTCCGTGCGTCGCGCATCGCGCACAACGTGTTCCCGAAGCGCCGGCTCGCCTTCCGCGTGACGACGCGCGACGAATTCGACCGCACCGTCGATCAGTATTTCGAGCCTTCGATGGAGCTCGGTTCGGTGTCCGATCTGCTGCAGGACCTGCCCGAAGACGAGCAGGACCTGGTCGCCGACGACGTCCTGGCGGCGGCGGACAACGAACTCGTCAAGCTCGTGAACAAGGTCATCATCGACGCGTATCGGCAGGGTGCGTCGGACATCCATGTCGAGCCGCGCCCGGGCAAGGACAAGACGCACATCCGCTTCCGCAAGGACGGCACGCTCGTGCCGTACATCCAGGTGCCGGCGAGCTACCGCAATGCGCTCGTGACGCGCCTCAAGATCATGTGCGACCTCGACATCTCGGAGCGGCGCAAGCCGCAGGACGGCAAGATCCGCTTCCGCAAGTTCGCGCCGCTCGACATCGAGCTGCGCGTCGCGACGGTGCCGACCGCCGGCGGCATGGAGGACGTCGTGATGCGCCTGCTCGGCCACAGCGAGCCGATCCGGCTCGAGCAGCTCGGCCTGACCGCGCACAACCTCGAGCGCCTCCGGCGCACGATCGCCAAGCCCTACGGCCTGTTCTTCGTCTGCGGGCCGACCGGCTCGGGCAAGACGACGACGCTGCACTCCATCCTCGGCCACCTCAACACGCCGGAAACGAAGATCTGGACTGCCGAAGACCCCGTCGAGATCACGCAGAAAGGGCTGCGCCAGGTTCAGGTCAACCGCAAGGCCGGCCTCGATTTTGCGACGATGATGCGCGCATTCCTCCGCGCCGATCCGGACGTCATCATGGTCGGCGAAATGCGCGACCTCGAGACGGTGTCGGTGGGCATCGAGGCGTCGCTGACCGGCCACCTCGTGCTGTCGACGCTGCACACCAACAGCGCGCCGGAATCGATCGTGCGCCTGCTCGACATGGGCATGGACCCGTTCAATTTCGGCGACGCGCTGCTCGGCGTGCTCGCGCAGCGGCTGGCGAAGCGGCTGTGCACCCATTGCCGGCAAGCCTACCGCGCCGACGAGGCCGAAGTCGTGCAACTGCTCGACGAGTACTGCGAAGACATGCACGCGACGCCTGAATTCCACGCCGATCCGCTGGCCGCCCGCGCCGCGGTGTTCGATCGGCTGCGCGCGACGCATGCGGATGCCGAAGGGCGCTTCACGCTTTACCGGCCGGTCGGCTGCCCGGAGTGCAACTCCGGCTACAAGGGGCGGGTCGGACTGCATGAGCTGATGCTCGCCTCGCCCGAGATCAGGCGGATGATCCAGGAGCGCGCGCGCGTCGCGCAGCTGCTGGGTGTCGCGCTCGCCGAGGGCTTGCGCACGCTGCGCCAGGACGGCATCGAGAAAGTGCTCGGCGGCATCACCGACATGGCGCAGGTGCGGCGCGTCTGCGTGCGTTGAACGGTTAGAATCCGCGGCTCGAACGAACAGGAGAACTTCATGCCCCGCATCGCCCCCAGCCTGCTCTCGGCGGATTTCGCCCGCCTGGGCGAAGAGGTCCGGAATGTGGTCGCGGCCGGCGCCGACTGGATCCACTTCGACGTCATGGACAACCATTACGTGCCGAACCTCACGATCGGTCCGCTCGTCTGCGAAGCGATCCGGCCGCACACGAGCGCGCCGATCGACGTCCACCTGATGGTCAAGCCGGTCGACCGCATCGTCCCGGACTTCGCCAAGGCCGGGGCGAACATCATCACTTTCCATCCGGAGGCGTCCGAGCACGTCGACCGTACGCTGCAGCTGATCCGCGACTGCGGCTGCCAGGCAGGCCTGGTGTTCAACCCGGCGACACCGCTGCACCATCTCGACCATGTGCTCGACAGCATCGACATCGTGCTGCTGATGAGCGTCAATCCCGGCTTCGGCGGGCAGAAGTTCATTCCCGGCACGTTGCCGAAACTGCGCGCGGCGCGCGAGAAGCTCGATGCGTACGAGGCGGCGAGCGGGCGGCGGATCCTGCTGCAGATCGACGGCGGCGTGAAAGTCGACAACATCGCGCAGATCGCTGCCGCCGGCGCCGACACCTTCGTCGCCGGCTCGGCCGTGTTCGGCGCCGGGCGCGACGCCGACCCGCACCGCTACGACAGCGTGATCGCCGCGCTGCGCGCCGAACTGGCGAAGGTGGGCGCGTGAGTGCTTCACCAGATTGCAGGAAACCCGAGGGTGCAGCATTGAACGCGCGGCGCTTCCCGGTGCGGGCGGTGCTGTTCGATCTCGACGGCACGCTGCTCGACACGATCGCGGACCTCGCCGAAGGCGCGAACCGCATGCTCGCCGAACTCGGCCGGCCGACGCGGCCGCTCGCCGAGATCCATTCCTTCGTCGGCAAAGGCATCCCGCATCTCGTGCGGCGCTGCATGACCGAGAACGCCCGGGCGAGCGAGGCCGAGATCGAAAGCGCGGTGATGGTCTTCCGTCGTCACTACTCTGAAGTAAACGGCCGGCACACGACGATCTATCCCGGTGTCGCCGAGACTCTCGACGCGATGCGGGCGATGAATCTGCGGCTCGCATGCGTGACGAACAAGGCCGGAGCCTTCACGCTGCCGCTGCTCGAACGCATGCGGCTCGACCGCTACTTCGACGCCGTCGTCAGCGGCGACACGCTGCCGGTGAAAAAACCCGACCCGGCGGTGCTGCACCACGCCTGCAACCTGCTTGGCATCGCCAGCGCGCAGGCGCTGATGATCGGCGACTCGGCCAACGACGCGCTCGCGGCGCGCGCCGCCGGCATGCCGGTGCTGCTCGTGACCTATGGATATAGCGAAGGCATGCCCGTGGACACCATCGAATGCGATGGGCTACTATCGATCGCCACCGGGGCGCTCGAGCGCATCGAAGTCGTCTGACCGATCTGCTGTCCCGCTTGCACCCACCATGAACGAATCGACATGACCCACGACGACCGGGCTTTGGACAAGGAACGCAACGAGACCACCGCCATGCGCTGTTGCTGGCGGCGCTGGTGCTCGTGGCCCGCGGGCCACTAAAACGCGACCGCTTTCGCGGGCTGCCGGCGCGCCCGCACCCCCCTTGTTCCGATCGAACCGTTTCCCGTGGAGTCACCATGCTCGAACATGAATTCAACGCGCTGGCCGCGCAGGGCTACAACCGCATCCCGGTCACGCTCGAAACCTTCGCCGACCTCGACACGCCGCTGTCGATCTACCTGAAGCTCGCGAACGAACCCTACAGCTATCTGCTCGAATCGGTGCAGGGCGGCGAGCGCTTCGGCCGCTACTCGATGATCGGTCTCGCGGCCTCGACGCGCATCGAGGTCTACGGCCGCTCGGCGCTGCTGCTGACCGGCAACCGCCTCGTCGAGCGGCGCGACTACGGCGATCCGCTGAACTACGTCGCCGAGTTCATGGCGCGCATCAAGGTGCCGCCGCG
Coding sequences within it:
- the rpe gene encoding ribulose-phosphate 3-epimerase; this encodes MPRIAPSLLSADFARLGEEVRNVVAAGADWIHFDVMDNHYVPNLTIGPLVCEAIRPHTSAPIDVHLMVKPVDRIVPDFAKAGANIITFHPEASEHVDRTLQLIRDCGCQAGLVFNPATPLHHLDHVLDSIDIVLLMSVNPGFGGQKFIPGTLPKLRAAREKLDAYEAASGRRILLQIDGGVKVDNIAQIAAAGADTFVAGSAVFGAGRDADPHRYDSVIAALRAELAKVGA
- a CDS encoding phosphoglycolate phosphatase gives rise to the protein MNARRFPVRAVLFDLDGTLLDTIADLAEGANRMLAELGRPTRPLAEIHSFVGKGIPHLVRRCMTENARASEAEIESAVMVFRRHYSEVNGRHTTIYPGVAETLDAMRAMNLRLACVTNKAGAFTLPLLERMRLDRYFDAVVSGDTLPVKKPDPAVLHHACNLLGIASAQALMIGDSANDALAARAAGMPVLLVTYGYSEGMPVDTIECDGLLSIATGALERIEVV
- a CDS encoding GspE/PulE family protein encodes the protein MSMTAAPGRARKGSDVAGRLAFFKGLQAITARIDAADDVDRVVLDLSADLCTLFDADSLCFFALDEAGTTLVLRVRTGPAPVEARLPVAARSIAGYVALRRQPVNIRDVHDQTALRALSPELRFPRNGDERSGYRTRQVLAAPLIDPASGALQGVMLLINVTRGEEFSGVAKDGLLGLAQALGVAYARQGKAPAALRSRYDALVVDGRLGADELDEAVRRAREWGATVDEVLVATRGIALSELGDAASRFFHVPYEPYRQDRVKQLDLLRHIKREYVQQTGWLPLEETPEGIVVLAWDPEQVRASRIAHNVFPKRRLAFRVTTRDEFDRTVDQYFEPSMELGSVSDLLQDLPEDEQDLVADDVLAAADNELVKLVNKVIIDAYRQGASDIHVEPRPGKDKTHIRFRKDGTLVPYIQVPASYRNALVTRLKIMCDLDISERRKPQDGKIRFRKFAPLDIELRVATVPTAGGMEDVVMRLLGHSEPIRLEQLGLTAHNLERLRRTIAKPYGLFFVCGPTGSGKTTTLHSILGHLNTPETKIWTAEDPVEITQKGLRQVQVNRKAGLDFATMMRAFLRADPDVIMVGEMRDLETVSVGIEASLTGHLVLSTLHTNSAPESIVRLLDMGMDPFNFGDALLGVLAQRLAKRLCTHCRQAYRADEAEVVQLLDEYCEDMHATPEFHADPLAARAAVFDRLRATHADAEGRFTLYRPVGCPECNSGYKGRVGLHELMLASPEIRRMIQERARVAQLLGVALAEGLRTLRQDGIEKVLGGITDMAQVRRVCVR